A part of Methanohalobium evestigatum Z-7303 genomic DNA contains:
- a CDS encoding RNA-guided endonuclease InsQ/TnpB family protein, producing the protein MVKRTETIYLNYDKNLSWLCHISKNLYNQANFIVKQSLNDDGDWVRYEELNKQLKGTENYSVLPTQTAQQTLKLMDKNWISFFQSIKDWEKNPENYYSKPNPPKYKKKNGENILTFTNQQCKIKNGVLKLPKKTNLQVETRLTDDTKLNQVRIIPMGVGYKCEIVYEKDLETPDPNEENIASIDLGINNIVTMVNNIGEKPIVIKGGVAKSINQFYNKKSGKLKSIYDKLGIKNSKKLKKLYHKYKMKINDFFHKASKRVVDFCVKHNIGTLVIGYNEGWKQEVDMGKRNNQKFTQIPFHRLLEQLKYKAEDVGLKVIEQEESYTSKCSFLDGEPVERRTSYLGKRIKRGLFRSSNGTIINADVNGAYNIMKKAIPDLDGIEGVALHPVSISHECN; encoded by the coding sequence ATGGTAAAAAGAACCGAAACGATATACCTAAATTATGATAAAAACCTTAGCTGGTTGTGTCATATTTCCAAGAACTTATACAACCAGGCAAACTTCATAGTTAAACAATCTCTAAATGATGATGGTGATTGGGTAAGATACGAAGAACTAAATAAACAGTTAAAAGGTACTGAAAATTATTCTGTTTTACCCACACAAACAGCACAACAGACACTAAAACTGATGGATAAAAACTGGATATCTTTCTTCCAATCAATTAAAGACTGGGAAAAGAACCCAGAAAATTACTATTCAAAACCCAACCCACCAAAATATAAAAAGAAAAATGGCGAAAATATTCTCACTTTCACGAACCAACAGTGTAAGATAAAAAACGGAGTCCTCAAGTTACCGAAGAAAACGAACCTGCAAGTAGAAACTCGTCTTACAGATGACACTAAACTAAATCAAGTTCGAATTATTCCTATGGGTGTTGGTTATAAGTGTGAAATTGTTTACGAGAAGGATTTAGAAACACCAGATCCAAACGAAGAAAACATCGCCAGTATCGACCTGGGGATTAATAATATCGTCACTATGGTGAATAACATCGGTGAAAAACCGATTGTTATTAAGGGCGGAGTCGCAAAATCAATAAACCAGTTCTACAACAAAAAATCTGGAAAACTAAAATCCATTTATGATAAATTAGGCATCAAAAACAGCAAAAAACTAAAAAAACTATACCATAAATATAAAATGAAAATCAATGACTTCTTCCATAAAGCAAGTAAAAGGGTTGTTGATTTTTGTGTCAAACACAACATCGGCACACTAGTCATTGGATATAACGAAGGGTGGAAACAAGAAGTGGATATGGGTAAGCGTAACAACCAAAAGTTCACGCAGATTCCATTTCATAGACTTCTTGAACAACTAAAATACAAAGCCGAAGATGTTGGATTGAAAGTGATTGAGCAAGAAGAATCCTATACATCGAAGTGTTCGTTCCTCGATGGTGAACCAGTTGAGAGAAGGACTTCTTATCTTGGTAAAAGAATTAAAAGAGGGCTTTTCCGATCATCTAACGGCACTATAATCAATGCCGATGTAAATGGTGCCTATAATATTATGAAAAAAGCAATCCCTGATTTAGATGGGATAGAGGGTGTAGCGTTACACCCGGTGAGTATATCTCACGAATGTAACTGA
- a CDS encoding methylcobamide--CoM methyltransferase: MREEMTSKERFINALEMKDVDRVPYGYLWFGAGDAVLKRMNTSMKDVYYSSEGIAKAQMLAREMYHHDNVMSPWGCLLVEAEALGTIVNIKEDRYPTVAEYALKSSKEYDTIEPQNIKKSERIETVSKSVSILKKELNDEVFITGSIMSPLMLATQVLEMVKLCEEMIMEKENVHYLLERLTDGSILYADRMLEEGVDGFLVENGENTADLFSPQMADEFALKYTKKLYNHIHKNGGYVISHNCAEHAFHEKDVSMKPDAMNFAFGDVSSLGNRYGVECIKNHNHKNIGCGPRYCFKDFEKYRTCLMGNINPNVFGNGSLDDIENEVESCIKAAPNKGFILSTGCEIPLGTKQEKMDTLWNTMKSHF; the protein is encoded by the coding sequence ATGAGAGAAGAAATGACGTCAAAAGAGCGTTTTATTAACGCCCTTGAAATGAAAGATGTGGACAGGGTTCCATATGGCTATTTGTGGTTTGGAGCAGGAGATGCAGTTTTAAAACGTATGAATACCAGTATGAAAGATGTTTATTATTCTTCAGAGGGAATCGCTAAAGCTCAGATGCTTGCAAGAGAGATGTACCATCATGACAACGTGATGTCTCCTTGGGGTTGCCTGCTTGTGGAAGCAGAAGCTCTTGGAACTATAGTAAATATAAAAGAGGATAGATATCCTACTGTAGCTGAGTACGCCCTGAAATCCTCTAAGGAATACGATACTATTGAACCCCAAAATATTAAAAAATCCGAAAGAATAGAAACCGTTTCTAAATCCGTTAGTATACTCAAAAAAGAACTTAATGACGAGGTTTTCATCACAGGAAGCATAATGTCCCCTTTAATGCTTGCCACCCAGGTTCTTGAAATGGTAAAGCTCTGTGAGGAAATGATTATGGAAAAAGAAAATGTTCATTACCTTCTCGAAAGGCTTACCGATGGGTCTATATTATATGCTGATCGTATGCTGGAAGAAGGAGTGGATGGGTTTTTGGTTGAAAATGGAGAAAATACAGCTGACCTTTTCAGCCCACAAATGGCTGATGAATTCGCTCTGAAGTATACAAAAAAGCTCTATAATCATATTCATAAAAATGGCGGGTATGTTATTTCTCACAACTGCGCTGAGCATGCATTCCATGAAAAGGATGTATCTATGAAACCAGATGCAATGAACTTTGCATTTGGTGATGTTAGCAGTCTTGGGAACCGTTATGGGGTTGAATGTATCAAAAACCACAATCATAAAAACATTGGTTGTGGACCCAGATATTGTTTTAAAGACTTTGAAAAATACAGAACTTGTCTGATGGGCAACATCAACCCTAATGTGTTTGGTAATGGTTCATTAGATGATATTGAAAATGAAGTAGAAAGTTGCATTAAAGCAGCTCCAAATAAAGGATTTATTCTTTCCACAGGGTGCGAAATCCCACTTGGTACAAAACAGGAAAAAATGGATACTCTCTGGAACACTATGAAATCACACTTCTAA
- a CDS encoding MFS transporter has product MDKYRILIYTTIFVMMGLSDAVVPILPELAAANHSNNPMISSLLFSTYFIAALITMIPFGILTDIYGNVRFIMLGILMTFVSGYLILITNNLWILLFARIIEGSACGAFFPAAFSMLSRYTKRNQYFGEFSFLLNAGLAVGVAISGVLTSTGLKNGILLFTAISGILFIVAIPVWNKSKTEINNPGLGINDKIENTWIKIYTQLKDTFYTLFNGNYINIWILTFFVFGAPTVFVALYPDYSEDFLSKTMLGITIASLYVSAMITSFLIGRSGFKYNTMIKAGLIIISAGAIIAINYPISGFIIMGIGGGSGMVGLPIAVSHLNVNRGLSMGLLNTCTYAGLGLMPLFAGVLTPYLSFEWIFLLDGIIIGISVFMRI; this is encoded by the coding sequence ATGGACAAATATAGAATATTAATATATACAACAATTTTTGTTATGATGGGACTCTCTGATGCAGTAGTACCAATACTTCCCGAACTTGCAGCCGCAAATCACAGCAATAACCCCATGATTTCAAGTTTACTTTTCTCCACATATTTCATAGCAGCCCTTATCACAATGATACCTTTTGGAATTCTAACAGATATATATGGAAATGTACGTTTCATAATGCTTGGTATCCTGATGACTTTTGTTTCAGGATACCTTATATTGATAACAAACAACCTGTGGATACTACTGTTTGCTCGCATAATTGAAGGTTCAGCATGTGGAGCATTCTTTCCAGCAGCATTTTCAATGCTTTCCAGATATACAAAAAGGAACCAGTATTTTGGAGAATTTAGTTTTTTATTAAATGCTGGACTTGCTGTAGGAGTAGCAATATCTGGTGTTCTGACATCAACAGGACTTAAAAATGGTATCCTATTATTTACAGCAATATCAGGTATATTATTCATCGTAGCAATTCCAGTGTGGAACAAATCCAAAACAGAAATCAATAATCCAGGACTGGGCATAAATGATAAAATTGAGAATACATGGATAAAAATATATACACAACTTAAAGATACCTTCTATACACTGTTTAATGGTAATTATATCAATATATGGATACTTACTTTCTTTGTTTTTGGAGCTCCTACCGTCTTTGTAGCTCTATATCCAGATTATAGTGAAGATTTTTTATCAAAAACAATGCTTGGTATCACGATAGCCAGTTTATATGTTAGTGCTATGATTACATCATTCCTTATCGGAAGATCAGGATTTAAATATAATACCATGATAAAAGCAGGATTAATAATAATATCTGCTGGTGCCATCATTGCTATTAATTATCCCATATCAGGGTTTATTATAATGGGCATAGGTGGAGGATCAGGCATGGTAGGATTGCCTATTGCAGTATCACATTTAAATGTCAACCGCGGACTTTCCATGGGGCTTTTAAACACTTGTACTTATGCAGGTCTTGGACTTATGCCACTGTTTGCAGGAGTACTTACACCGTATCTCAGTTTTGAATGGATTTTCCTACTTGACGGAATCATAATCGGCATATCAGTTTTTATGCGAATTTGA
- a CDS encoding RNA-guided endonuclease InsQ/TnpB family protein, which translates to MILTYKIKHNRDFSEELAKAKQVAEYGIKYRTRSSKDVKHIGLNSAISNQILKKYAKDKSAKKVTSVKLTIPNQKIELRRNERKIRITPLNLTLKYHFPDNFEKINQIEVGEKYVYVSVTVPEREQIEPENYLGVDLNTTGHIAVMSNPKTGKIWKLGKKAQHIHLKYKNDRRKLQVKGKYKKVKQVKDRESRIVRDLNHKISSKIVETAAANNCGIRMENLKGIRDSAKCKKSFKYSLHSWSFYQLQFMLEYKARLLGVKIEFVEPEYTSQDCSRCGYLGIRYGEAFKCPHCGHVDHVDANAAFNIAMRSGDQCGADRDASYGSTGAPQVATV; encoded by the coding sequence TTGATACTGACTTATAAAATCAAACATAATCGGGATTTCTCTGAAGAACTTGCAAAAGCTAAGCAAGTAGCTGAATATGGTATCAAATATCGTACTCGTTCGTCTAAAGATGTCAAGCATATCGGATTGAATTCGGCTATTTCTAATCAGATTCTCAAGAAATATGCTAAAGACAAATCCGCTAAAAAGGTAACCAGTGTTAAACTGACAATACCTAACCAAAAAATCGAACTTAGAAGAAATGAAAGAAAGATAAGGATAACTCCTTTAAATTTAACTCTGAAATACCATTTCCCTGATAATTTTGAAAAAATCAACCAGATTGAAGTCGGTGAAAAATACGTTTATGTATCGGTGACCGTACCTGAAAGAGAGCAAATCGAACCAGAGAATTATCTGGGTGTCGATTTGAATACAACCGGACATATAGCTGTGATGTCGAACCCGAAGACCGGTAAAATCTGGAAACTGGGTAAAAAAGCACAGCATATACATCTGAAATATAAAAACGACCGTAGGAAACTACAGGTCAAAGGAAAATACAAGAAGGTTAAACAGGTCAAAGATCGAGAATCAAGGATTGTCAGGGATCTGAACCATAAAATCAGTTCCAAGATTGTGGAAACCGCTGCTGCCAATAACTGTGGTATCAGGATGGAGAACCTGAAAGGTATAAGGGATTCTGCGAAATGTAAAAAATCGTTCAAATACTCCCTGCACAGCTGGTCGTTCTATCAACTACAATTTATGTTGGAATACAAAGCCAGGCTGCTTGGAGTCAAAATTGAATTTGTAGAACCCGAATATACATCACAGGATTGCAGTAGATGTGGTTATCTGGGTATTAGGTACGGTGAAGCGTTCAAGTGTCCTCATTGCGGGCACGTTGATCATGTGGACGCAAACGCGGCGTTCAATATAGCTATGCGCTCCGGTGATCAATGCGGTGCAGACAGAGATGCATCGTACGGGAGTACTGGCGCCCCGCAAGTGGCAACGGTGTGA
- a CDS encoding MBL fold metallo-hydrolase — translation MNITFLGTGVAIPQTDRVQSGIIAEIEGKPILFDCGSGILNRIFESRYNHTDIDTVVLSHLHLDHVADVLCLIKANWLCDKTNITIYGPEGTNEWMTGLLKIYGYLQGKSDTNIIEVSAGDTFTPDGVNCKITCSKGVHSVPSLGYRIESGGSTIVYSGDTEPCKSIMDLSQDADLLIHECSFPCGFEVTYHTTPDMLDGYINYYNTNVSCLYLTHLYPQMQGHEQESIEYLKNNLKIVQGIEIATDLMKIKV, via the coding sequence ATGAACATAACGTTTCTTGGAACAGGAGTAGCCATCCCACAGACTGATAGAGTACAGTCAGGGATTATAGCAGAAATCGAAGGAAAACCCATCCTTTTTGACTGCGGAAGTGGTATTTTAAATCGGATATTTGAGAGCAGATATAATCATACAGACATTGACACAGTGGTTCTTTCCCATCTACATCTTGACCATGTTGCAGATGTGTTATGTCTTATAAAAGCCAACTGGCTCTGTGATAAAACCAACATTACAATCTATGGTCCAGAAGGAACAAATGAATGGATGACAGGTTTACTGAAAATTTACGGATACCTTCAAGGCAAATCCGATACCAATATAATAGAGGTTTCTGCAGGAGATACCTTTACACCTGATGGGGTCAACTGTAAAATAACATGTTCAAAAGGGGTACATAGCGTTCCATCGCTTGGATATCGGATTGAATCTGGAGGGAGTACAATAGTATATTCAGGAGATACAGAACCCTGCAAATCGATAATGGATTTATCACAGGATGCAGACCTTTTGATACATGAATGCTCATTCCCCTGTGGTTTTGAAGTGACGTACCACACAACACCCGACATGCTTGATGGGTACATAAACTATTATAATACTAATGTCTCCTGTTTGTATCTGACACATCTTTATCCACAAATGCAGGGTCACGAACAGGAAAGTATAGAATATCTTAAAAATAACTTAAAAATTGTACAGGGCATAGAAATCGCTACTGATTTAATGAAAATTAAGGTATAA
- the ppsA gene encoding phosphoenolpyruvate synthase has product MKYIQWFEEITMDDVPVVGGKNASLGEMYRKLVSEGINIPNGFAVTADAYWHVLESGGVLDELKKTMDGLDITDVSDLSKRGKKARNLILDAGIPQDLWDEIKQAYDYLCEQYGPNTDVAVRSSATAEDLPNASFAGQQETYLNIHGYHSLKDACIRCFASLFTDRAITYRENNNFDHFKVGLSIGIMKMVRSDLASSGVIFTLDTETGFRDVVLITGSYGLGENVVQGQVNPDEFYVFKPTFKKGYSSIISKYLGNKEIKMVYGRGESKTLTRNVNVPDADRKRFCINNDEILTLAGYAIKIEDYYSRYYKKSQPMDIEWAKDGETGQIFIVQARPETVQSQKDLDVLETYTLKEKSSPLIKGKSIGDKIASGTARVISDVSELSSFKPGEILIADTTTPDWEPVMKTAGAIVTNKGGRTSHAAIVSRELGVPAVVGAVDENGLESTEKIQTGNKITVSCAEGDVGYVYDGELSYDVEKTSLKEMGRPETKMMMNIGNPEIAFSYARIPNDGVGLARLEFIISSYIKVHPMALIHPEKIEDENVMKKIDGLTAGYSSREEYFVDKLSQGVGMLAAAFYPNPVVVRMSDFKSNEYANLIGGEYFEIKENNPMLGFRGASRYTHDNYREGFSLECKAMKRVRDEMGLTNLVIMIPFCRTIKEGENVIKELENNGLKRGENGLEVYVMCEIPNNILLIDEFSEFFDGFSIGSNDLTQLTLGIDRDSDILSKEFDERDSGVKKSLCAAIQGAKRNNRHSGLCGQAPSDYPEFAEFLVKEGIDSISLNPDALMKTTLKVLETEEKLKK; this is encoded by the coding sequence ATGAAATACATACAATGGTTTGAAGAAATAACAATGGATGATGTACCTGTTGTAGGGGGTAAAAATGCATCTCTTGGTGAAATGTATCGTAAATTAGTATCTGAAGGTATAAACATACCTAACGGCTTTGCCGTCACAGCAGATGCTTACTGGCATGTTCTTGAATCAGGCGGAGTTCTGGATGAATTAAAAAAAACTATGGATGGACTGGATATAACCGATGTCTCAGACCTTTCTAAAAGAGGAAAGAAAGCCCGCAATTTGATACTTGATGCTGGTATTCCACAGGATTTGTGGGATGAAATTAAACAAGCCTATGACTATCTCTGTGAACAATATGGACCTAATACCGATGTTGCAGTCCGTAGTTCAGCCACAGCAGAAGACCTTCCCAATGCATCTTTTGCAGGACAGCAAGAAACCTACCTAAACATTCACGGATATCATTCCTTAAAAGATGCTTGCATCAGATGTTTTGCATCCCTGTTTACAGACAGGGCAATCACTTATAGAGAAAACAACAATTTTGACCATTTCAAGGTGGGACTGTCTATAGGCATCATGAAAATGGTTCGATCAGACCTTGCCTCAAGTGGAGTTATATTTACTCTTGATACTGAAACCGGTTTCAGAGATGTGGTTTTGATAACAGGATCTTATGGGCTGGGTGAAAATGTTGTTCAGGGACAGGTAAATCCTGATGAGTTTTATGTGTTTAAACCTACATTTAAAAAAGGATACAGCTCCATCATCAGCAAGTATCTTGGGAACAAAGAAATCAAGATGGTTTACGGTAGAGGCGAATCAAAGACACTGACCCGAAACGTAAACGTTCCTGATGCTGATAGGAAACGGTTCTGTATAAACAATGATGAAATATTAACACTTGCAGGTTATGCCATCAAAATCGAGGATTACTATTCCAGATATTACAAAAAATCACAACCTATGGATATTGAATGGGCAAAAGATGGCGAAACAGGACAGATTTTTATAGTACAGGCAAGACCCGAAACCGTTCAATCCCAGAAAGATCTCGATGTTCTGGAAACCTATACATTAAAAGAAAAATCAAGCCCGCTTATAAAGGGTAAAAGTATCGGAGATAAAATAGCTTCTGGTACAGCCCGTGTTATATCTGATGTATCAGAACTTTCCTCATTTAAACCCGGAGAAATACTAATTGCTGACACCACAACTCCCGACTGGGAACCCGTCATGAAAACTGCAGGTGCGATTGTGACAAATAAAGGAGGCAGGACATCCCATGCCGCAATCGTTAGCCGGGAATTAGGGGTTCCCGCAGTAGTCGGTGCAGTAGATGAAAATGGCCTTGAATCAACTGAAAAAATCCAAACCGGAAATAAAATAACGGTTAGTTGTGCAGAAGGAGACGTAGGCTATGTTTATGATGGTGAACTATCATATGATGTCGAAAAAACCAGCCTAAAAGAAATGGGAAGACCCGAAACAAAAATGATGATGAATATCGGGAATCCAGAAATAGCTTTTTCATATGCAAGAATTCCAAACGATGGTGTGGGACTTGCCAGACTTGAATTTATTATCTCCAGCTATATCAAAGTTCATCCTATGGCACTGATACACCCTGAAAAAATAGAAGATGAAAATGTCATGAAAAAAATTGATGGACTTACAGCCGGCTATAGCAGTAGAGAAGAATATTTTGTGGACAAACTATCACAGGGTGTTGGTATGCTTGCAGCCGCGTTCTATCCTAACCCTGTTGTAGTTAGGATGAGTGATTTCAAATCTAACGAGTATGCAAATCTTATCGGTGGCGAATATTTTGAAATTAAAGAAAATAACCCTATGCTTGGTTTTAGAGGCGCTTCTCGATACACCCATGATAATTACAGGGAAGGTTTTTCACTTGAATGCAAAGCTATGAAAAGGGTTAGAGATGAAATGGGACTTACCAACCTTGTTATAATGATTCCTTTCTGCAGAACAATTAAAGAAGGTGAAAATGTTATTAAAGAACTGGAAAACAATGGTTTAAAAAGAGGAGAAAACGGTCTTGAAGTCTATGTCATGTGTGAAATTCCAAACAACATCCTTTTAATCGATGAATTCAGCGAGTTTTTTGATGGTTTTTCAATAGGTTCCAACGACCTGACCCAGCTTACACTCGGTATTGACAGGGATTCAGATATACTCTCTAAAGAATTCGATGAAAGAGATTCAGGTGTCAAGAAGAGTTTATGTGCAGCCATTCAGGGGGCTAAAAGAAATAACCGCCATAGTGGTCTCTGTGGACAGGCACCAAGTGATTATCCCGAGTTTGCAGAATTTCTGGTTAAAGAAGGGATTGATTCTATATCATTAAATCCGGATGCATTGATGAAAACTACGCTTAAAGTCCTTGAAACTGAGGAAAAATTAAAAAAATAA
- a CDS encoding DUF2551 domain-containing protein, translating into MDSIRSKIKQRLQKFVELDTSGLRSSVLSFFLKEKNVTVDDLYEAIKTKFNISRSSVASMVGYIHSKLGILRAYKESYKTHMVYTLKDEYVDLIKSILYSKYRSANLDT; encoded by the coding sequence GTGGATTCCATACGCTCTAAAATAAAACAGCGATTGCAAAAATTTGTTGAGCTCGATACAAGTGGTCTCAGGAGTAGCGTATTGTCATTTTTTTTGAAAGAAAAAAATGTTACAGTCGATGATCTCTATGAGGCTATTAAAACAAAGTTTAATATATCCAGAAGTTCAGTCGCTTCAATGGTGGGATATATACATTCTAAACTGGGTATACTCAGAGCTTACAAAGAATCATATAAAACACATATGGTATATACATTAAAAGATGAATATGTCGATTTGATAAAGTCAATATTGTATTCAAAATATCGTTCAGCTAACTTGGATACGTAA
- a CDS encoding RAD55 family ATPase translates to MERLSTGIDELDGKISGGFPKGKGIVITGSSGTGKTIFGLQFLNKACHDGKKCTIVATEETPEDILTHADVLNLSLRDFYNNGYLEIVDTYRKRAFETEESDIRGAGLTIERIDLEELPNLVSNDSEVVVIDNIGVYSIGLSTYEFRNNFDTLTYELSENGYSALYVMDETAHNLTYNLAEYSTFGSIKLMIKENPYTEKMERYMYIPKMRDTEISLELMLYDITSGGITLLESNMDL, encoded by the coding sequence ATGGAAAGGTTATCTACTGGGATTGATGAACTGGATGGAAAAATATCAGGTGGTTTTCCCAAAGGTAAAGGTATAGTTATCACAGGTTCATCGGGAACTGGGAAAACTATTTTTGGATTGCAATTTTTGAACAAAGCATGTCATGACGGTAAAAAATGTACTATAGTAGCAACAGAGGAAACTCCTGAAGATATACTTACCCATGCAGATGTATTGAATTTAAGTTTAAGGGATTTCTACAACAATGGATATCTGGAAATCGTGGATACATACAGGAAACGTGCTTTTGAGACAGAAGAATCAGATATTAGAGGTGCAGGTTTAACAATCGAACGTATAGACCTTGAAGAACTCCCCAACCTTGTATCAAACGATTCCGAAGTAGTTGTTATTGATAATATAGGTGTATATTCCATCGGTTTAAGTACCTACGAATTTAGAAATAATTTTGATACATTAACTTATGAACTTTCTGAAAATGGATATTCCGCGCTCTATGTGATGGATGAAACTGCGCATAACCTTACCTATAATCTTGCTGAATACTCAACATTTGGTTCTATAAAACTTATGATTAAAGAAAATCCTTATACTGAAAAAATGGAACGTTATATGTATATACCAAAAATGCGTGATACCGAAATATCACTCGAACTTATGCTGTACGATATCACTTCAGGTGGTATTACCCTATTGGAATCCAATATGGATTTATAA
- a CDS encoding mechanosensitive ion channel family protein, producing MVNTPIMDSLYNMVSQMIEFIPLLVAIIVLLIVGRFVGKGLGKLGSRILEKIGLDILLDKTAIGKMISKSNITTTGFFDTIIRWFVYLVFAVIIIDLLQIQIVSDFLTDVIAFIPLIASAAIILVVGFLVVDFLADLVKKVLETTELNDKVAESPIGNAIKASGTSVSGIISGLIKLFGYLLFVTAALNVLQLSIIADLVGRIVEYLPNLAAGILILIGGLLAIGVFEKYLDNFMKGMSIESANVLLPMLRGVLLLLVIFIALDTMLVNIGVFYVILQPLAWGVAVIIAFKYGIKDAIVAYAKERKQEG from the coding sequence TTGGTTAATACACCAATTATGGATAGTTTATATAATATGGTTAGTCAGATGATAGAGTTTATACCACTTTTAGTTGCGATAATTGTCCTGTTAATAGTGGGGAGATTTGTTGGTAAAGGTCTTGGAAAACTTGGTTCCAGGATACTGGAAAAAATAGGGTTGGATATTTTACTTGACAAGACCGCCATTGGCAAAATGATTAGTAAATCTAATATAACAACGACTGGATTTTTTGATACCATCATACGCTGGTTTGTCTATCTGGTATTTGCTGTAATCATTATCGATTTATTGCAGATCCAGATTGTTAGTGATTTCCTGACAGATGTTATAGCCTTCATACCACTAATAGCATCAGCAGCTATTATATTGGTAGTTGGATTCCTTGTTGTTGACTTTCTGGCTGACCTTGTTAAGAAAGTGCTTGAGACGACAGAATTGAATGATAAGGTTGCAGAAAGTCCTATAGGAAATGCAATAAAGGCAAGTGGGACAAGTGTTTCCGGAATAATATCTGGGCTTATAAAGCTGTTTGGTTACCTGTTATTTGTAACAGCGGCACTAAACGTCCTTCAGCTGAGTATAATTGCAGACCTTGTCGGAAGAATTGTTGAATACCTACCAAACCTTGCAGCAGGTATATTAATACTAATTGGTGGACTTCTTGCCATCGGTGTATTTGAAAAATATCTCGATAATTTCATGAAAGGAATGAGTATTGAAAGTGCAAATGTTCTTCTTCCGATGCTAAGAGGGGTTTTACTCCTTCTGGTGATTTTCATAGCATTGGACACAATGCTTGTCAATATCGGGGTATTCTATGTTATACTCCAGCCACTTGCCTGGGGTGTTGCAGTTATAATTGCGTTCAAATATGGTATAAAAGATGCCATCGTTGCATATGCAAAAGAGAGAAAACAGGAGGGATAA
- a CDS encoding DUF21 domain-containing protein, with the protein MDPIIIWILIIFCLSQSAIFSGLTIGLFGLSRLGLEIEAETRHKNAIKILQLRRDANFLLTTLLWGNMSVNVLLTLLTNSIMAGATAFLFSTFSITLFGEIAPQAYFTRYALKVGGHLVPIVKIYQVIFYPVAKPSAILLDKWLGKERMQFFKEEYLRIMLEKHIESSRTEISKMEGLGALNFLQIDDISISQEGSIIDPDSVITLPFKNHRPVFPDITRDPSDPFLQKLQKSDKKWVIITDSDDEPVMVLDSDAFLRDVIYKTGSFNPFKYAHRPIVVRNPDTKLDKVINQLIVFPEHAEDDVIDKDLVIYWNKETEEKRIITGKDILGRLLRGIVIRVH; encoded by the coding sequence ATGGACCCTATAATCATATGGATACTTATCATTTTCTGTTTATCCCAATCGGCGATATTTTCTGGTCTTACCATAGGACTTTTTGGATTAAGCCGGTTGGGGCTGGAAATTGAAGCTGAAACAAGACACAAAAACGCTATCAAAATCCTACAATTGAGACGGGATGCTAACTTTCTACTGACAACCCTTCTCTGGGGAAATATGTCTGTTAATGTTCTGCTTACGCTACTTACAAATTCTATAATGGCGGGAGCCACAGCATTCCTGTTTTCCACATTTAGTATAACATTGTTTGGAGAGATAGCACCTCAGGCATATTTTACACGATATGCTTTAAAGGTAGGCGGACACCTTGTTCCAATTGTCAAAATCTATCAGGTAATCTTCTATCCGGTAGCCAAACCATCTGCAATTTTGCTGGACAAGTGGCTTGGTAAAGAAAGGATGCAGTTTTTCAAAGAAGAGTATCTCAGGATAATGCTTGAAAAACATATTGAATCCTCAAGAACAGAGATTAGTAAGATGGAGGGTCTTGGAGCGCTTAATTTCCTGCAGATTGATGATATATCTATATCCCAAGAAGGTTCAATTATTGATCCTGATAGTGTTATCACGTTACCCTTTAAAAATCATCGTCCGGTATTTCCTGATATCACCAGAGACCCATCAGATCCATTTCTGCAGAAACTGCAAAAGTCGGATAAAAAATGGGTTATAATTACCGATTCTGATGATGAGCCAGTTATGGTACTTGACTCTGATGCATTTTTGAGGGATGTCATATACAAAACCGGGTCTTTTAATCCTTTCAAATATGCACACAGACCCATTGTAGTAAGAAATCCTGATACAAAACTTGATAAAGTAATCAACCAGTTAATAGTATTCCCCGAACATGCCGAAGATGATGTTATAGATAAAGACCTTGTAATCTACTGGAATAAAGAGACAGAGGAGAAGCGAATAATTACCGGCAAGGATATTCTTGGCAGGCTGTTGAGAGGTATTGTAATACGTGTGCACTGA